A portion of the Punica granatum isolate Tunisia-2019 chromosome 7, ASM765513v2, whole genome shotgun sequence genome contains these proteins:
- the LOC116213035 gene encoding laccase-1, which translates to MESSSCIVGVNIKQCHYCFLLVSLLMILSLGNSVSSSSSPPTKRFHFNVEWKQVTRLCHTKPLLTVNGQYPGPTIAVSEGDKVEIKVTNSIAENATIHWHGVRQYRTAWADGPAYITQCPIKGGQSYTYRFRVADQRGTLLWHSHYTWQRASVHGAFIIYPRLPYPLPSKIHAEIPIIFGEWWNGDVDAVESEMMKYGGGPNSSDAYTINGLPGPLYPCSAKDTFIQTVERGNTYLLRIINAALNDELFFAVANHNLKVVEVDAAYTKPFSTPAIMIAPGQTTNVLLTTDQSPDSSGMFPMAITPYLTSVFPFDNSTSVGFLKYNLKTKPSSTPSLKVPNLPKMSDTPFATQFAQKTRSLASRQYPCRVPKSFDKRVIVMVSLNLQDCPPHMTCKGYDGKRFFASMNNQSFVRPLTTSVLEQHYKNLTTTVQLSSDFPEQPPKKFDFTGVDPLTENMNTEFGSKILTVPYGTNLEIVLQGTSFLNTENHPIHIHGHNFFIVGRGFGNYDPNVDPAGYNLVDPPERNTVPVPAGGWAALRLRADNPGVWFIHCHLEEHTSWGLAMALAVRDGPGPAQSLLPPPDDLPSCGDPHA; encoded by the exons ATGGAGAGTTCTTCTTGCATCGTGGGAGTTAACATTAAGCAATGCCATTATTGTTTCCTGTTGGTATCTCTTCTGATGATACTCTCTTTGGGTAACTCGGTATCATCTTCTTCGTCTCCGCCCACCAAGCGCTTCCACTTCAAT GTCGAGTGGAAGCAGGTGACGAGGCTGTGCCACACCAAGCCACTGTTGACGGTGAACGGACAATACCCGGGTCCGACCATCGCTGTGAGCGAAGGTGACAAAGTTGAGATCAAAGTCACGAATAGCATCGCAGAGAACGCAACAATCCACTG GCATGGGGTGAGGCAGTACCGGACAGCATGGGCCGACGGGCCAGCGTACATAACGCAGTGCCCGATTAAAGGAGGTCAGTCTTACACATACCGGTTCAGGGTCGCGGACCAAAGGGGGACTCTCCTATGGCATTCCCATTACACATGGCAACGTGCCTCTGTCCATGGCGCCTTCATCATCTATCCCCGCTTGCCTTACCCTTTACCTTCTAAAATCCATGCCGAGATCCCGATCATTTTCG GGGAATGGTGGAATGGGGATGTGGATGCTGTGGAAAGTGAGATGATGAAGTACGGCGGTGGCCCTAATTCCTCCGACGCTTACACAATCAATGGCCTCCCTGGCCCTCTCTACCCTTGCTCTGCCAAAG ACACATTCATCCAGACTGTGGAGAGGGGCAACACGTATCTGCTTCGGATCATCAATGCGGCACTGAACGATGAGCTCTTCTTCGCGGTGGCGAACCACAACTTGAAGGTTGTGGAGGTTGACGCAGCCTACACGAAACCGTTCTCAACCCCGGCCATAATGATAGCGCCAGGGCAGACCACCAACGTCCTCCTGACCACGGACCAATCCCCCGACTCATCGGGGATGTTCCCGATGGCCATCACTCCCTACCTCACCTCTGTATTCCCATTTGACAACTCCACTTCTGTAGGATTCCTGAAGTACAATCTCAAGACCAAACCTAGCAGCACTCCTAGCCTTAAAGTTCCCAACCTTCCGAAAATGTCCGACACCCCATTCGCTACTCAatttgcccagaaaactcgaAGCTTGGCATCTCGTCAGTACCCGTGCCGGGTTCCAAAATCATTCGATAAACGGGTCATAGTCATGGTCAGCTTGAACCTCCAGGATTGCCCCCCTCACATGACGTGCAAGGGCTACGATGGGAAGCGATTCTTCGCGTCCATGAATAACCAGTCCTTCGTGCGGCCTCTTACCACGTCAGTCCTCGAGCAACACTATAAGAACCTGACCACGACTGTCCAGCTCTCATCTGACTTCCCCGAGCAGCCTCCTAAGAAGTTTGACTTCACCGGGGTCGACCCATTGACAGAGAACATGAACACTGAGTTTGGCAGCAAGATCCTGACTGTACCCTATGGGACGAACCTCGAGATCGTGCTCCAGGGCACGAGCTTCCTCAACACGGAAAACCACCCGATCCACATCCACGGCCACAACTTTTTCATCGTCGGGCGGGGATTTGGGAACTATGATCCGAACGTGGACCCTGCAGGTTACAACCTTGTGGACCCGCCCGAGAGGAACACGGTCCCCGTCCCCGCGGGTGGGTGGGCCGCGCTTCGCTTACGGGCCGACAACCCAGGGGTGTGGTTCATACACTGTCACCTAGAAGAGCACACATCATGGGGGCTCGCTATGGCCTTGGCCGTCCGCGATGGGCCCGGCCCGGCCCAGAGTCTGCTGCCTCCTCCAGATGATCTTCCCTCATGTGGAGATCCGCATGCTTAA
- the LOC116215411 gene encoding mitogen-activated protein kinase 9-like, which yields MGSSGGSNSIIDEVLRWFRLRRSSSTPDINSPPPDSSAHSSLHKSIPGAALPIKEDEGGGGGKQEREKSDALHLIRVPNCANFVSSSSTTAAANNVARMAADSQKKGSLDTEFFTEYGEASRYQIQEVVGKGSYGVVGSAVDTHTGERVAIKKINDVFEHVSDATRILREIKLLRLLRHPDIVEIKHIMLPPSRREFRDIYVVFELMESDLHHVIKANDDLTPEHYQFFLYQLLRGLKYIHTANVFHRDLKPKNILANADCKLKICDFGLARVSFNDAPSAIFWTDYVATRWYRAPELCGSFFSKYTPAIDIWSIGCIFAEMLTGKPLFPGKNVVHQLDLMTDLLGTPPAETVARIRNEKARRYLGSMRKKPPVPFSQKFPNVDPLALRLLERLLAFDPKDRPTAEEALADPYFHGLANVDREPSTQPISKLEFEFERRKLTKDDVRELIYREILEYHPQLLQEYLRGGDQISFMYPSGVDRFKRQFAHLEEHYGKGEKSSPLQRQHASLPRERVPQSKDESSEQEDFEKRSTASVATTLQSPPRNQLLTNSSENANSASQNGLSKPNYSARSLLKSASISASKCIGVQGKQTESEASISEPTNEAVDGLAQKVAALRT from the exons ATGGGGAGTAGTGGTGGCAGCAACAGCATCATTGACGAAGTTCTCCGCTGGTTTCGACTCCGCCGCTCCTCCTCCACCCCTGATATTAATAGCCCCCCTCCCGATTCCTCCGCTCATTCCTCCCTCCATAAATCCATACCCGGAGCTGCCCTACCCATTAAGGAAGacgaaggaggaggaggtggaaagcaggagagagagaaatctGATGCCTTGCACTTGATCAGAGTACCCAATTGCGCCAACTTCGtgagcagcagcagcaccaCCGCCGCCGCCAACAACGTCGCTCGCATGGCCGCGGATTCTCAGAAGAAG GGATCCTTGGATACGGAATTCTTCACCGAGTATGGCGAGGCAAGCCGGTACCAAATCCAAGAAGTTGTCGGAAAAGGAAGTTACGGTGTGGTTGGTTCTGCCGTGGACACTCACACTGGAGAGAGAGTCGCAATCAAAAAGATCAATGATGTCTTCGAGCATGTCTCTGATGCGACTCGTATCTTGAGAGAGATAAAGCTCCTCCGATTGCTCAGACACCCTGATATTGTGGAAATCAAGCACATCATGCTCCCGCCTTCTCGGCGCGAGTTCAGGGACATCTACGTGGTTTTCGAGCTCATGGAATCGGACCTTCATCACGTCATTAAGGCAAATGACGATCTTACCCCGGAGCACTACCAGTTTTTCCTCTACCAGCTACTCCGCGGGCtaaaatacatacatacag CTAATGTATTTCATCGGGATTTGAAACCAAAGAATATTCTTGCCAATGCTGACTGTAAACTCAAGATTTGTGACTTTGGGCTTGCTCGGGTATCGTTCAATGATGCCCCATCAGCTATATTCTGGACG GACTATGTTGCCACTCGATGGTACAGAGCTCCTGAGCTCTGTGGCTCGTTCTTCTCTAAA TACACTCCTGCGATTGATATCTGGAGCATAGGATGTATCTTTGCAGAAATGCTAACAGGAAAGCCTCTCTTTCCTGGTAAGAATGTCGTGCACCAACTCGATCTCATGACTGATCTTCTTGGCACTCCTCCTGCTGAAACTGTTGCAAGG ATTCGCAATGAAAAAGCAAGAAGGTACCTCGGCAGCATGCGGAAGAAGCCCCCGGTTCCTTTCTCACAGAAGTTCCCCAACGTAGACCCATTGGCCCTTAGGTTATTGGAGCGTCTCCTTGCATTTGATCCTAAAGATCGGCCCACTGCTGAAGAG GCACTGGCTGATCCTTATTTTCATGGTCTAGCAAACGTTGATCGGGAACCCTCCACTCAACCCATTTCAAAACTGGAGTTTGAGTTCGAGAGGAGGAAGTTGACAAAAGATGATGTTAGAGAGTTGATTTATCGTGAG ATTCTCGAGTACCATCCTCAATTGCTCCAGGAGTATCTCCGTGGAGGAGATCAAATCAGCTTCATGTACCCAAG TGGTGTTGATCGTTTTAAGCGGCAATTTGCCCACCTCGAGGAGCACTATGGGAAAGGCGAAAAAAGTTCTCCATTGCAGAGGCAACATGCCTCCTTGCCCAG GGAGAGGGTTCCTCAATCGAAAGACGAGTCCTCTGAGCAAGAGGACTTTGAAAAGCGAAGTACGGCTTCTGTTGCTACGACTCTTCAGAGCCCTCCTAGGAATCAGCTCTTGACTAATTCCTCGGAAAATGCAAACTCAGCCTCACAAAATGGCCTGTCCAAGCCAAACTACAGTGCCCGTAGCTTGTTGAAGAGTGCAAGTATCAGCGCTTCCAAGTGCATAGGGGTTCAAGGAAAACAAACAGAG TCCGAGGCATCGATCTCCGAACCGACTAATGAGGCTGTTGATGGGCTAGCCCAAAAGGTTGCAGCTCTCCGAACATGA